The DNA region CCAGTAATTTTCAGTCCATTACTGTGTGTTTTTAACCATTCATTTCTGAATAAATGCTGTTTGACTTAGACTTTGATCAATTATGCATCGTCACTTTAAGAGCATTGAATCTTTACATGCTCATAATGCCCTTTTGTCAACTCTTATTCACAAGCCTTGTTTGTTTGAGCTACTTTGAGAGCACAATATTAGCAATAATATGCACAATAATGCGTTGCTATAAGCAGCCTTCATTGCTTTGGAGATGGAATTGTGTAATGACATGCTTGACAACTCTGTTTCTAATTAAAAAGGAACAAGTGCCGTGCCCGTGCAagcaatgttttccaagaaacttgttgcccaatgacattgatgcaggtagattatgttagattggtgatggtGTAGTAGAATcatagcctggatgccagaccgaagtttagccccgcctacatcctttttctgtagggaacttcggtctggcactgctccgttcagccaaagatccttaaggcggagcaagatacgtcgtcgtaattCATGtcaatgggcgcaaaacggggatcacttcctctgcataaagggggtgtgtcatgcgtgtcatgtccatagacttcaatggaaaagaggcggaacagctctgcataaagggggattttgcccccctccctcttgcaattcgggttccaggaagtggcttctcatgaagtatctggctccgcccttaatgatctttggttcagctgctactattcgcgatacagatctgttcggaccaatcacattgtcagggcagGCTTTacatgatgattgacagatgaacagcagtgatgctcacggctgcatgcgtcctcgttcgacgagttgggtgtgagaccacgTTGGCTTagattgattttgattgcaacagaaacgctatggctatgaatgcataatttgttcatgcagtttggcctttcatttatcttagctattgaaacggaggttttatcacacaactatttctgaacacttacttgaccaacgtggatatgtgggaaaacttcagtttcactttcaccaagttaaaacagcatgtttgggtgatgttgttcccgtttgtttaaaaatgtctgtttgctcgttgggttaatgacacacttccccagctgttcattgcatacagtttgaaggaattatttttaaaaacgaaaaATACCATATCCATATAGTCTACCCTGCTACAAATgtcgttgtcttagatttcggtgttgtacaagatagatactgacagccaatagcttgttctgtttggtttggtctatccaatgagtgcagagctatcccccccccccccccccgccctgtatcggttgaatcacgccccattatcgcagctgaatggagcagtttcagactcatattctgacaagaattgagtatgacgtcgtcaggcttgTAGAATCatgcagttagtagagctttttactggctttgcaaagtaaaaaaagtgaaggagaaaggtgtttgagttgcagctaatggcaatattagacacattacatacccgtgcgtttttgctgttcttgggaaatgatagccttaAGTAACCAcatgaccatggccatgccagtgctatgaactcggaagtgatgtttgaatgaatgttatgcccatagctgatgtccagatagagtcaagaccggctgttttaaatgcaaattttaacagaatgctaccgacgtgtgtgtcggcatatttTTGCAAGttcagcaacctgatcaggcaacagaagcgtTAGGCAACCgtggttgttgatgagtaggctagcctatgcaacgttacacaagggataatcaacgacgcgccgtgcgtttaggaaaataatgcacgtttgaagtggtAATAGATGGAATCTACAGGTGGAATCATTGTTGTATGTAACATGGTGTTGGTGCATTTTGACATTGGAAACATTGCGAGGGAGAGTAAAACACAGTTTGCGGTAAAGCAACGGTTTATTGGGTATATTTGGGTGCCCCTGTGTCCCTTGGTGCCCTAAGCACAGTGCGCAATGCGTGTGGTGGGAGTGGCGGCACTGACTGAAGACAAGGACCACCCTCAATAAGCCTCTGAGAATACATATGTCTTCAAATGCCATCTCCTGATCATTTGATTTCCTTTGTGCAAATAATGAAGTGAAGTCCCTGTAGGAAAATGTAACCACCAACAACTACTTTCATTCCACACAGTATTTATTTATGAGGATCTACAgaatggtacagtatgtggaaaaAAGCTTTTCTGTTACGGAAGGATCCTGTGAATAATGTGCACAATTATTATTGTCTCTTTAGTGGATTTAGGAATATTCTGACCCAGGAACAGtccaggtgtggagtgtgtaagcAGCTGCTGAGGGACCCAGTCATCACcagctgtggacacagtttctgTAGGCAGTGCATCAACAGCTACTGGAGCCAGTCTGGTCCATCAGGAGACTACAGCTGTCCCCAGTGCAGAAAGAGAACACAACCCTTTCCACACCCTCCAGTCAAAAGGGCCAAACTATCAGGTGAGTCATAAGGTAATTAGagcaattttttaaaaaagaatctAGCACGGTCATGAAAAACTTTTGTGTTTGAAACTAAATAATCAGGAAATTGTTCAGTGCACTTCAATCTGTATAAAATGACACAGTAACCAGTTGTATTAAACAAATCTTGTATTATTTTTCCAAACAGACAACCATGTCCTGAACAGAGTATTGATGACCCATAAAGCCAGTATGCAGAGAAGGTTTGAGAGCATATGCGAAGGCATCATAAGGTCAGGGACTCAAACACTCCTgaacaagatctacacagagctctacatcacagagggagagagtgaaggggtgaataatgagcatgaggtttggcaggtgGAGTCAGCATCCAGACCACAAACTACAGAAGACACAGCAATCAACTGTAATGAtatcttcaagcccttacctggacaggaGAGACACATCAGAACGGTCATGACCAAGGGgattgctggcattggaaaaactgtatcagtgcagaagttcatccttGACTGGGCAGAGGACAGAGCTAACCAGGACAtagatttcatgtttgtgcttccgtttcgtgagctgaatttggtccaacatgatcagtacagtcttcacaggctcctgcttgacttccaccctgagcttaGAGAGCTACAAGATGGTGAATACAAAGATCGCCACATTGTGTTCAtatttgatggtctggatgagagtAGACTTCCACTGAATTTCCAAGAGAACCAGAAGTTGTCTGATGtgacacaaacatcatcagtggatgtgCTGATGATGAGCCTCATTCAGGcaactctgcttccctctgctctcctttggataacctcccgaccagcagcaaTCAGTCAGATCCCTTCTCAGTGCATCAGTCAGGTAACGGAAGTACGAGGATTCAACgacccacagaaggaagagtacttcaggaagagagttagtgaccagaatcaagccaacagaatcatctcacacattaCGGCAACCAGGAGCCttcacatcatgtgccacatgccagtcttctgttggatctcaGCCACTGTCCTTCAGAAAATACTGGAACAGGATGATGGGAAGGAAGCCCCCAAaactctgactgagatgttcatacacttcctgctcatccagaccaccagGAGGAACCAGAAGTATCAAGAGGCAagtgagacagatagacagaggctCCTAGAATCacataagggtgtcatattgaaactagcagagctggctttcaagaatctggagaatggcaatctcatgttctatgaggaagacctgagagagtgtggcattgatgtcagtgaagcttcagtgtactctggcatgtgcactgagatcttcagggaggagtgtgtgtttcaccacAAGAAGGTGTACTGCTTTgtccatctgagcatccaggagtttcttgcTGCACTTCATTTGTTTGCCTCCTACTTGAATAAGAGCATGGAGGTCCTGAAAACATTTCTTAGCAAAAAATCCAGGTCTGTGCCAGATGTGCCTCTCGATGAGCTGCTGAAGAATGCAGTAAACAAAGCCTTGGAAAGCAAGAATGGACaccttgatttgtttgttcGCTTCCTTCATGGCATTTCTCTGGTGTCAAATCAGAGACTTTTGCTTggcctcctgacacacacacacagcagcccagaCAGTGTTAAGAAAACCATCAAGAACCTGAAGGTGATGCAGAGACAAAATATCTCCCCTGAGCGGTGCATCAACCTGTTCCACTGCCTGGTGGAAATGCATGACTCCTCTGTCCATGATGAAATCCAGGCTTTCCTGAAGGCAGAGAAAGGTGCTGTGAAACAGCTCACATTGGCTCACTGCTCAGCCTTGGCTCATgtgcttctgatgtctgatgagGTGCTGGACGAGTTTGACCTGAAGAAATACAAAACCTCAGATGAGGGACGGAGGAGACTAGTGCCAGCTGTGAGATGCTGCAGAAAGGCACTGTGAGTATCAGAATGAATACTTCAGTgattacacacactgcacaatccTGACATGTTTGCTAGAGCTCATGTTTTATATGTAGGCTGATTAATATAGAAGAGTTTACACAGAGAAATCGAAAAACAgtttactgaatgtgtgtgtgtgtgtgtgtgtgtgtgtgtgtgtgtgtgtgtgtgtgtgtgtgtgtgtgtgtgtgtgtgtgtgtgtgtgtgtgcgcgcgcttgtttGTTAGGGCAGGGGTGGGTGTAGTTTTTTGCACATCTCAAAATTTGACAGTATCTTATTTTCCAGTTTAAATAACCATTCAGAGGTTTCCTATTTATCTATTTCCTGTTGTGTGAATGTTCCCATCATGAGAATATTCCATCTCTGCACctgatcaaatcaaatcagcagGTGCAAATGTTCCATGGAGGTGTATGGTATAAATGGGGTGTAATTAAAAACACTGAACATGATGTTTTCCAGTCTGAACTGCTTAGATAAGTCAGATCTCTGCTCATGCAGCTCTGGGTTAATCACACATCAGTCTTTAGtggtgttgtgtctgtagtTGGACAGCGTTAACTCTGCATGGTATTCAGGGCTTATATATTCTCTCCTCTTATCCCCCTTAGTAGTGTTGCTTTGGGtctggcacatactgtatgggggGCACATGTATTGttttcctccctcactcttcctgcAGATTTAAACATGATCCATTCTTTGCCTCTACTGCAGACTTGCTGGCTGTAAGCTAACAGAAAAGTCCTGGGAGATTTTGACCTCaactctgcagtctgcaaactcccccttaagagagctggacctgagtcagaatgacctgcaggcatcagaagaaaagctgctctctgctctacagagtccaaactgcaaactggagactcTTAGGTCAGTAATATTGTAGACTATTTTGAGACACATACAGTTTGATGGTAATAATTTATGAGTATTATTTTGGAGTTCTATACCATTGCAAACAGCCTTGAATCACGGATCTGTGCAGGCAAGGATACTTGTTGTGTTAGAAGGAAAACACTTTCCCTTCCCCCCTGTGAAATGCTAATTGCCAACATTCCTTTGCAATTTGAACCCAACTTGCCCTGTGACAAAGGATTCTACCTTGATGtaatatatctatatgtcatgaaatgtaaatgtctgGTATCATTATGATAGTCTCAGTGTAAGGATTGTTATGGTTCCAGTGTAAGAAtgtttggaatattctgtaagTGATGATAGTGACATATATGATATCCCTCCACATGTAAATCTAATcagagtgagaaggtgtggcTAGGTGTGACtaggtgtgagtgggtgtgactGAAGCCATCTAAGTGAACCAATGACCTTGCCTTGTTTTTGGCGCCCTGTTCCCTTTGTTCAAATCTTTATAAATGTGATGAATTAGCAGTGTTGGTCAGAAGAAGAATGAGAGATTGACTTTTGTAGAAGGTGGACATGCTGCAGGCCATGGGTCTTTGGTTCAATCCAAGGGCCCATGGCCTCCTCAGACTTAAGATCATTTTTACCCCCTCTGCTTGTAAGAATAAAACCTGATTCCTAAGTTGTCTTGAGTTTGCCAGTCTAAATTaataagtagcctaattatatatagaaatatagaatTACCAACAAGTTGTGTTAACCAGACAAGAACAACGTAGCTGTTTGCTTACTTTGATTGATTATCCTTTGATTTCGGtctttttttcatgttgtttcATTCAGACTTGTTGACTGTAAACTGAAGGGAAGATTTCTGGCCTTGGCCCACCACGGGGCAAAcccccacctaagagagctggacataagtgacagtgagcttgaggaccatggaggagaactgctccatcaaccactgaatcaagactgtaaagtgaggtctgtattttgcacagtgcacacagactaGTATTTCTGCTTGAAGTAATAAACGGCTAACACCTTTATTTACCATTTCATATTTGGGAATGTAAGGAGTATAGAGGACATGTTGCTCATGGTGTTTTCCTCTCTGTAGACTTACCAGGTGTAAACTCAAATACAGCTAttctgaggttgtggtctcagttctgcagtcctATATTTCTCAattgagtgagttggacatgagtggctgtgatcttcaaacatcagaagagaagcagCTCTCTGGTCTTACAAACCCAAATTGTcaactggagaaactgaggtcagtaaaactctgaagcacacacaggcCTTATCTACACATTCACATGTTGGACATAGAAGAG from Sardina pilchardus chromosome 1, fSarPil1.1, whole genome shotgun sequence includes:
- the LOC134096345 gene encoding NACHT, LRR and PYD domains-containing protein 12-like, with product MDYSEDGEDAIGNQTGRAACAVSSHESLKDEESVTHEHQGISKGQGLHSAGLQTHRPVSPVPSCVSMRSDQSKGDPPNLSRGPPLSHPNPQTHRPVSPVPSCVSMRSDQSKGDPPNLNRGPPLSDPNPQNHRPVSPVPSCVSMRSDRSKGDPPNLPPLSDPNGFRNILTQEQSRCGVCKQLLRDPVITSCGHSFCRQCINSYWSQSGPSGDYSCPQCRKRTQPFPHPPVKRAKLSDNHVLNRVLMTHKASMQRRFESICEGIIRSGTQTLLNKIYTELYITEGESEGVNNEHEVWQVESASRPQTTEDTAINCNDIFKPLPGQERHIRTVMTKGIAGIGKTVSVQKFILDWAEDRANQDIDFMFVLPFRELNLVQHDQYSLHRLLLDFHPELRELQDGEYKDRHIVFIFDGLDESRLPLNFQENQKLSDVTQTSSVDVLMMSLIQATLLPSALLWITSRPAAISQIPSQCISQVTEVRGFNDPQKEEYFRKRVSDQNQANRIISHITATRSLHIMCHMPVFCWISATVLQKILEQDDGKEAPKTLTEMFIHFLLIQTTRRNQKYQEASETDRQRLLESHKGVILKLAELAFKNLENGNLMFYEEDLRECGIDVSEASVYSGMCTEIFREECVFHHKKVYCFVHLSIQEFLAALHLFASYLNKSMEVLKTFLSKKSRSVPDVPLDELLKNAVNKALESKNGHLDLFVRFLHGISLVSNQRLLLGLLTHTHSSPDSVKKTIKNLKVMQRQNISPERCINLFHCLVEMHDSSVHDEIQAFLKAEKGAVKQLTLAHCSALAHVLLMSDEVLDEFDLKKYKTSDEGRRRLVPAVRCCRKALLAGCKLTEKSWEILTSTLQSANSPLRELDLSQNDLQASEEKLLSALQSPNCKLETLRLVDCKLKGRFLALAHHGANPHLRELDISDSELEDHGGELLHQPLNQDCKVRLTRCKLKYSYSEVVVSVLQSYISQLSELDMSGCDLQTSEEKQLSGLTNPNCQLEKLRLVGCKLRGRFLAVTLQWASSHLRELDISDSELQDCGGEHLLAVN